In Homalodisca vitripennis isolate AUS2020 unplaced genomic scaffold, UT_GWSS_2.1 ScUCBcl_7490;HRSCAF=15204, whole genome shotgun sequence, one DNA window encodes the following:
- the LOC124374201 gene encoding uncharacterized protein LOC124374201, protein MLGFISRFSRGIHSPAALRSLYCSLVRPIAEYASPVWFPYTISSQMRLEALQRRFIRLVGVRLGYGYLDVPVDDIARVLHLPSLARRREVADVVLLWKIVNGQVQCPQISLPRLT, encoded by the coding sequence ATGCTTGGATTCATCTCTAGATTTTCTAGAGGCATACACAGTCCggctgctcttcgctctctgtactGCTCCCTTGTAAGACCCATCGCAGAATACGCAAGTCCAGTGTGGTTCCCGTACACTATCAGCTCCCAGATGAGATTAGAGGCTTTACAGCGCCGATTCATTCGGCTGGTTGGGGTCCGACTTGGATATGGCTACCTGGATGTTCCCGTTGACGACATCGCTAGAGTTCTCCACCTACCATCTCTCGCCCGGCGACGTGAAGTGGCTGATGTTGTGCTTCTTTGGAAGATTGTTAATGGCCAGGTGCAGTGCCCCCAGATCTCCTTGCCGAGATTGACTTGA